One Thermincola ferriacetica DNA segment encodes these proteins:
- a CDS encoding zinc ribbon domain-containing protein, which produces MSQNNSQETLKNIGVLSLVLLGVLLIFNLLTGSGSGMGYGMYGRGTGLELNGLLASLFTLAVKLLWLVFVISLIAGIVMFAKKYFVEEKNINLQFLGNLVPSAAGTAACPECGSKVAPEYKFCPNCRAVLSSTCNQCGNSLQPGWKCCPACGTEINNKRKGEKNESVV; this is translated from the coding sequence ATGTCACAAAATAACAGTCAGGAAACATTAAAAAACATAGGCGTTTTGAGTTTGGTATTGCTGGGAGTACTGTTAATCTTTAATTTACTGACTGGCAGCGGTTCTGGAATGGGCTACGGCATGTATGGCCGGGGCACAGGCCTTGAGCTGAACGGTTTATTGGCATCCCTGTTTACACTGGCAGTAAAGCTGCTATGGCTTGTCTTTGTTATCAGCTTAATCGCCGGTATAGTTATGTTTGCAAAAAAATATTTTGTGGAAGAGAAGAACATTAACCTGCAGTTTTTAGGAAACCTGGTACCATCGGCTGCCGGAACAGCAGCCTGCCCGGAATGTGGGTCCAAAGTGGCTCCTGAGTATAAGTTTTGCCCAAATTGCAGGGCTGTCCTGAGCAGCACTTGCAACCAGTGTGGCAATAGCCTTCAGCCAGGTTGGAAATGCTGCCCTGCGTGCGGCACAGAAATAAACAATAAGAGGAAGGGTGAAAAAAATGAATCAGTGGTTTAA